Proteins from one Panicum virgatum strain AP13 chromosome 7K, P.virgatum_v5, whole genome shotgun sequence genomic window:
- the LOC120640153 gene encoding glutathione S-transferase T3-like, whose product MERQYLNFGGQSSQRQPFYVSDQFLHQFATSQQNYEYPSSQEVQNSSQYNFVMPTQPLPSPTQAYSRTTGGDDQDIEEVRRPTTKRKGKEKEVPRRGSNFSKEEDVVLCSAWLNVSIDPIIGAGQSQGGFYKRMHEYFNANKPQGSTRSQNAIQNRWLLIQKCVNKFCGIKSAIDRRHESGKNEADRIEDAINMYERKEPFQFLHCLKILRDQAKWNDKLLELNNNGGKNNEDNVAELGCEGELPSENNVHDRPEGRDTAKRRSRRDSKSSASTAFEVLQCIHDNREKSQLKEEEQLQQILNRKDEKLNLQRAVLKVQMDAIELKKQAREEGVERKPPHLRFRATSDRATAAEISSSSSLGSALLP is encoded by the exons ATGGAACGTCAGTATCTCAATTTCGGAGGACAAAGCTCTCAGAGACAACCGTTTTATGTTTCTGATCAATTTCTACATCAGTTTGCTACATCCCAACAGAATTATGAGTACCCTAGCAGTCAGGAGGTGCAAAATTCTTCACAGTACAATTTTGTTATGCCAACACAACCATTGCCATCCCCTACACAAGCATATTCTAGGACTACTGGAGGTGATGATCAGGACATAGAGGAAGTTCGCCGTCCAACAACCAAAAGAAAGGGCAAGGAGAAGGAAGTTCCTCGGAGGGGTAGTAATTTTTCCAAGGAAGAGGATGTTGTCTTATGCTCTGCATGGCTGAACGTCAGCATAGATCCCATAATAG GAGCTGGACAGAGTCAAGGAGGTTTCTACAAAAGGATGCATGAGTACTTCAATGCGAACAAGCCACAAGGTAGCACAAGAAGTCAAAATGCTATACAAAACAGATGGCTGTTGATCCAGAAATGTGTTAACAAGTTCTGTGGCATAAAGTCTGCTATTGATCGGAGGCATGAGAGTGGTAAGAACGAGGCAGACAGG ATTGAGGATGCAATCAACATGTACGAAAGGAAGGAACCATTCCAGTTCCTTCACtgcttgaaaattttgagagaCCAAGCAAAATGGAACGACAAGCTACTGGAGCTCAACAATAATGGAGGGAAAAACAATGAAGACAATGTGGCTGAACTAGGTTGCGAGGGCGAACTTCCATCTGAAAACAATGTGCATGATAGGCCAGAGGGTCGAGATACTGCCAAACGTAGAAGCAGAAGGGATTCTAAATCATCTGCCAGCACTGCATTTGAAGTCCTACAGTGCATACATGACAACAGGGAGAAGAGCCAGCTGAAAGAAGAGGAACAACTACAACAAATTTTGAATAGGAAAGATGAGAAGTTGAACCTACAAAGAGCGGTGCTCAAAGTCCAGATGGACGCCATAGAGTTGAAAAAGCAAGCAAGAGAGGAGGGCGTGGAACGAA AGCCTCCCCACTTGCGCTTTCGTGCAACCAGCGACAGAGCAACGGCGGCGGAGATCTCATCGTCATCATCCCTTGGATCAGCATTACTTCCATAA